From Methanomicrobiales archaeon HGW-Methanomicrobiales-1, a single genomic window includes:
- a CDS encoding cation:proton antiporter, which yields MDSLFTSPEFQMSLLLFVALGGYLIASRINQSAVIGLILVGLLVGPSALGLITYTDFVRGLAHLGAVILLFVIGLEFNVKEILSIRNGAIAAVGVIVPWIGGYWISIVFGFDTASAIFIGTALTATSIAITANVLKEMGKLQTDAAKAIIGAAVIDDVLSLLALAISTDVVSGTVTAGGIAIVAIKAVAFIVIGGAFGIFVVSKYVEKLDSTGFCKKFPEFIFIFAMMMAFLYAMGAEVVGLSAIVGAFIAGVSFGSVKLSHSKNFKEGAEYLEIIFASIFFVSLGILADIRAVTPEILLFLVVLTLVAIITKVVGCGIPARMMGLCRKDSLIVGFGMAPRGEVAMIVALIGLEAGIIDQTVYVVIVLMSLLTTVITPIVYRNWFFKAEDCRYDAKGMCIDEGK from the coding sequence ATGGATAGCCTGTTCACCTCCCCGGAATTCCAGATGAGCCTGCTCCTCTTCGTGGCTCTCGGCGGATACCTGATTGCATCGCGCATCAACCAGTCGGCCGTCATCGGGCTGATCCTCGTAGGTCTGCTCGTTGGTCCGAGTGCACTCGGACTTATCACCTACACGGATTTTGTCCGGGGGCTTGCCCATCTTGGAGCCGTGATATTGCTCTTTGTTATCGGGCTTGAGTTCAATGTAAAAGAGATTCTCTCTATCAGAAACGGGGCGATCGCGGCTGTAGGGGTGATCGTCCCGTGGATAGGTGGCTATTGGATATCGATTGTCTTTGGTTTCGATACTGCCAGTGCAATTTTCATCGGAACTGCCCTGACTGCGACCAGTATCGCAATCACGGCTAATGTGCTCAAGGAGATGGGAAAGCTCCAGACCGATGCCGCAAAAGCCATCATCGGCGCAGCGGTCATCGATGATGTACTCAGTCTTTTAGCTCTTGCGATCAGCACCGATGTAGTGAGCGGGACGGTCACGGCAGGGGGCATTGCCATTGTCGCTATCAAAGCAGTAGCGTTTATCGTTATTGGCGGAGCATTCGGGATCTTTGTTGTCAGCAAATACGTAGAAAAACTCGATTCTACCGGGTTCTGTAAAAAATTCCCGGAGTTCATTTTCATCTTTGCGATGATGATGGCATTTCTCTATGCGATGGGTGCGGAAGTAGTCGGGCTTTCTGCTATCGTCGGGGCATTCATCGCGGGAGTCTCCTTTGGGAGTGTGAAACTATCTCATAGTAAAAATTTCAAGGAAGGAGCTGAATACCTCGAGATCATCTTTGCATCCATCTTCTTTGTCTCGCTCGGGATCCTTGCAGATATCAGGGCTGTCACTCCAGAGATACTCCTGTTCCTCGTAGTGCTGACCCTTGTTGCGATTATCACCAAGGTTGTTGGCTGCGGGATACCCGCCCGCATGATGGGATTGTGCCGGAAGGACTCACTTATCGTCGGGTTCGGCATGGCTCCCCGTGGGGAGGTGGCGATGATCGTGGCCCTCATCGGGCTTGAAGCAGGAATTATCGACCAGACCGTGTATGTTGTGATCGTGCTCATGAGCCTTTTAACAACAGTGATAACCCCAATCGTGTACCGGAACTGGTTTTTCAAGGCAGAGGATTGCCGGTATGATGCGAAGGGGATGTGCATCGATGAAGGGAAATAA
- the gltA gene encoding glutamate synthase (NADPH), homotetrameric produces the protein MHDRAIDQRLHDFKEVDTGMTSEEAKIEAERCLQCKKPLCVKGCPVGIDIPAFLREVASGNFQKAAAIIKEQNMLPAICGRVCPQEVQCEGQCILGIKEKPISIGELERFVADTERAHGMVAPQKKASTGRRVAVVGAGPAGLTASAELARMGYSVTLFESLHAAGGVLMYGIPAFRLPKDIVKAEIDAVLSLGVDLKLNHLVGRSVTVKELLSYDAVFLGTGAGLPYFMGLPGENLPGVYSANEFLTRVNLMHADSFPVFDTPVKRGSRVVVVGGGNVAMDAARVARRLGGKVMLVYRRREEDLPAREAETQRAKEEGIEFVMCSHPIKVLGEQGITGVECVRMEMCALDKSGRPEPVPIEGSHFTIDADVFIAAIGQGPNPLLISEIPELKRGKRGNVIVDDEFRTSMRKVFAGGDVATGAATVILAMGAAKCAVHAIDKMLREE, from the coding sequence ATGCATGACCGGGCCATAGACCAGCGTCTCCATGACTTTAAAGAAGTAGATACCGGCATGACTTCCGAAGAAGCGAAGATCGAAGCCGAACGCTGTCTCCAGTGCAAAAAACCCCTCTGCGTTAAAGGATGTCCGGTGGGTATCGACATCCCCGCGTTCCTCCGGGAAGTTGCTTCCGGTAATTTCCAGAAAGCCGCCGCGATCATCAAGGAGCAGAACATGCTGCCGGCGATCTGCGGACGGGTCTGCCCGCAGGAAGTCCAGTGCGAGGGTCAGTGCATTCTCGGCATCAAGGAAAAACCAATTTCGATAGGCGAGCTGGAACGGTTTGTTGCCGACACCGAACGGGCGCATGGCATGGTAGCCCCCCAGAAGAAAGCGTCAACAGGTCGCAGGGTTGCCGTTGTCGGCGCCGGTCCGGCCGGGCTGACCGCATCTGCGGAACTCGCCCGCATGGGATATTCGGTCACTCTCTTCGAGTCGCTCCACGCAGCCGGAGGGGTGCTCATGTACGGGATTCCCGCGTTCCGCCTGCCCAAGGATATTGTCAAGGCAGAGATCGATGCGGTCCTCTCTCTTGGAGTTGATTTGAAACTCAATCATCTCGTGGGCCGCAGCGTTACGGTTAAGGAACTGCTCAGTTACGATGCGGTATTCCTCGGCACCGGTGCCGGCCTCCCCTACTTCATGGGCCTTCCCGGTGAGAATCTCCCCGGCGTATACTCGGCAAATGAATTTTTGACCCGGGTCAACCTGATGCATGCTGATAGTTTCCCGGTCTTTGATACCCCGGTAAAAAGGGGAAGCCGTGTGGTTGTGGTTGGCGGAGGCAATGTCGCCATGGACGCGGCCCGGGTTGCCCGGAGACTTGGCGGCAAAGTTATGCTGGTCTATCGCCGGCGCGAAGAAGATCTCCCGGCCCGTGAGGCCGAGACCCAGCGGGCGAAAGAAGAGGGCATCGAATTTGTCATGTGCTCACACCCCATAAAAGTCCTGGGAGAACAGGGAATTACCGGTGTCGAGTGCGTACGCATGGAGATGTGTGCCCTTGACAAGTCCGGCAGGCCCGAACCCGTCCCCATAGAGGGCAGCCATTTCACCATCGATGCTGATGTCTTCATCGCTGCTATTGGCCAGGGCCCCAACCCGCTCCTGATCAGCGAGATTCCCGAACTCAAACGCGGTAAACGCGGCAATGTCATAGTCGATGACGAGTTCCGCACCTCCATGCGCAAGGTCTTTGCCGGTGGCGATGTGGCGACCGGTGCCGCGACAGTCATTCTTGCCATGGGTGCAGCAAAGTGTGCGGTTCATGCAATCGATAAGATGCTGAGGGAAGAATAG
- a CDS encoding dihydroorotate dehydrogenase gives MYTIEKAGQLADKVYQMWVKAPHVAHHAQAGQFVIFRIDEKGERIPLTISAVDGDSFRVIFMTIGKTTTHLAALKAGDHIRDVAGPLGKPSDLSKFGTCVLVGGGVGTASLPIIARSLKAAGNRVVGIVGARNASLLILEDEMAKACDELLISTDDGTKGFHGFAADLLKQVMAREKVDAVWIIGPAMMMKVTCEATRPAGIKTFVSLNPVMVDGTGMCGSCRVIVGGETKFACVDGPEFDAHQVDFNLLMGRLRTYQPEEKESLERYNAHICACKGGDHHA, from the coding sequence TTGTATACCATAGAAAAAGCCGGGCAGCTTGCCGATAAAGTGTACCAGATGTGGGTAAAGGCCCCCCACGTGGCCCACCATGCACAGGCCGGACAGTTCGTAATCTTCCGGATCGATGAGAAAGGCGAGCGCATCCCTCTTACCATCTCGGCGGTGGACGGGGATTCCTTCCGGGTCATCTTTATGACCATCGGTAAGACCACCACTCATCTTGCCGCCCTTAAGGCAGGAGATCATATCCGGGATGTGGCAGGCCCGCTCGGAAAACCCAGCGATCTCTCGAAGTTTGGTACCTGCGTACTTGTGGGAGGCGGTGTTGGTACCGCAAGCCTTCCCATCATTGCCCGCTCCTTAAAAGCCGCGGGGAACCGGGTAGTCGGGATTGTCGGTGCACGCAATGCCAGCCTGCTCATCCTGGAAGACGAGATGGCAAAAGCCTGCGATGAACTTCTCATCTCTACCGATGACGGAACCAAAGGCTTCCACGGCTTTGCCGCAGACCTGCTCAAGCAGGTCATGGCGCGGGAAAAAGTCGATGCAGTCTGGATTATCGGGCCCGCGATGATGATGAAGGTCACCTGCGAGGCAACCCGCCCGGCCGGTATCAAGACATTTGTCAGTCTCAACCCTGTCATGGTGGACGGGACCGGCATGTGCGGGTCCTGCCGGGTGATTGTCGGGGGCGAGACAAAATTTGCCTGCGTTGACGGGCCCGAGTTTGATGCTCACCAGGTTGATTTCAATCTGCTGATGGGCCGGCTCCGCACGTACCAGCCCGAAGAGAAAGAATCGCTCGAACGCTATAATGCGCACATCTGTGCCTGCAAGGGTGGTGATCACCATGCATGA
- a CDS encoding pseudouridine synthase, translating into MSQFNIRKRDGLGRTGLFKHEGTELRLPAATDTIAFFPALGTLWNANMPVSAPAAVARQFPPAPGMMPVTLHPQLDNTAVSGDCVMVANWHTAFANPRNYVEWLVGLKKKTPADTAWYAPAAAIPSTAAILCYSGFDLFDFIGVDLKSAQGIFCTADGEFTADAMKTGICTCAGCAANDLKEHNRNALRQELALVARFIEQGQLRDLIESRCRMSANQVAIMRHLDNQYAFMDAAQPIARSGVMRANSGDSMQRVEVRRFAERVLTRYLPPKTDVAVLLPCSARKPYSLSQTHKRFQMAIGGRAHELIVTSPLGLVPRELETIYPAGHYDVPVTGYWDAEECAFISSILTRYFKRHPYRRIIAHLEGGALKVARQAAEAAGITLECTCEEHPTSDAALNALDSALAGERRFKDDRLHGMASYQFNIDLDAKGTTLRGHFPEVFYSRNNLQLFSIDTGTGMLRPTVDGWNLVPDGYRVHIDDFIPEGDVLTPGVMKADPEIRDGDEVLVVGARALATGRAAMPADEMLRSKRGVAVRVRKIKRL; encoded by the coding sequence GTGAGCCAGTTTAATATTCGCAAAAGGGACGGTCTCGGCCGGACCGGGCTGTTCAAACACGAAGGAACGGAACTGAGACTCCCGGCCGCAACGGATACCATCGCGTTTTTTCCCGCACTGGGGACTCTCTGGAATGCCAACATGCCGGTCTCTGCCCCGGCTGCCGTTGCCCGGCAGTTCCCCCCGGCACCAGGCATGATGCCGGTCACCCTTCACCCGCAACTGGATAATACCGCGGTGAGCGGTGACTGTGTCATGGTTGCCAACTGGCACACCGCGTTTGCCAATCCCCGGAATTACGTGGAGTGGCTGGTGGGCTTAAAGAAGAAGACACCGGCCGATACCGCGTGGTACGCACCGGCCGCCGCGATCCCATCAACAGCCGCCATCCTCTGCTACTCCGGGTTCGATCTTTTCGATTTCATTGGCGTAGACCTCAAATCTGCGCAGGGAATTTTCTGTACGGCCGATGGCGAGTTTACTGCTGATGCCATGAAGACCGGCATCTGCACCTGCGCCGGGTGTGCAGCAAACGATCTCAAAGAGCATAACCGGAATGCCCTCCGTCAGGAGCTTGCTCTTGTTGCCCGCTTTATCGAGCAGGGACAACTGCGGGATCTCATCGAGTCCCGCTGCCGGATGAGCGCAAACCAGGTCGCCATCATGCGCCACCTGGATAACCAGTACGCGTTCATGGACGCAGCCCAGCCAATCGCCCGGAGCGGCGTGATGCGGGCAAACTCCGGCGACTCCATGCAGCGGGTGGAAGTGAGAAGGTTTGCAGAACGCGTGCTCACGCGGTATCTTCCACCTAAGACGGACGTGGCTGTGCTCCTGCCGTGCTCGGCACGGAAACCCTACTCGCTCTCCCAGACCCACAAGCGCTTCCAGATGGCGATTGGCGGCCGGGCCCACGAATTAATCGTAACTTCCCCGCTCGGTCTCGTGCCCCGGGAACTCGAAACAATATACCCGGCCGGGCACTATGATGTGCCGGTCACCGGTTACTGGGATGCAGAGGAATGCGCCTTCATCAGTAGCATCCTCACCCGGTATTTCAAACGCCACCCGTACCGCCGTATCATCGCCCATCTCGAAGGCGGGGCGCTCAAAGTTGCCCGGCAGGCTGCTGAAGCAGCGGGAATCACGCTCGAATGCACCTGCGAGGAGCACCCGACCAGCGATGCCGCCCTCAATGCACTCGACAGCGCCCTTGCGGGGGAACGGCGATTCAAGGATGACCGGCTTCATGGCATGGCCTCATACCAGTTCAATATTGATCTCGATGCCAAGGGGACTACGCTCCGGGGCCATTTCCCGGAGGTCTTCTACAGCCGGAATAATCTCCAGCTCTTCTCGATTGACACCGGTACCGGCATGCTCCGGCCAACCGTGGATGGCTGGAACCTGGTACCGGATGGCTACCGGGTGCATATCGACGATTTTATTCCGGAAGGCGATGTGCTGACACCGGGTGTGATGAAAGCAGACCCGGAGATCCGCGACGGCGATGAAGTGCTGGTCGTGGGTGCGCGTGCTCTTGCTACGGGACGGGCTGCCATGCCGGCGGATGAGATGCTCCGCTCAAAACGTGGAGTTGCCGTCCGGGTGCGTAAGATTAAGCGATTGTAA
- a CDS encoding tRNA-guanine(15) transglycosylase (replaces guanine with 7-cyano-7-deazaguanine at position 15 in the dihydrouridine loop of archaeal tRNAs), whose translation MGISFESLYSDIAGRCGKLTVGKKIVKTPALLPVINPHLQLVTPKELRKMGVEAIITNAYIFSQSKQYRERALSEGLHKVLDFDGVIMTDSGSFQLSVYGQVSITNTETLSFQRDIKSDIWVPLDIPTSPAADRQTAEGELAITMQRLAEAKQVFGNDAPIAGPVQGGIFEDLREQAGKAVTDLGFTFCPIGAVVPIMEQYRYRDLVSVVMAAKRTISPSACVHLFGAGHPAMFALATAMGCDLFDSAAYALYAKEGRYMTVHGSYKIDELADLPCACNICRTHTVEELRMSPQRDRLLALHNLHVTLAEIARIRQAITDGSLWELVDERCRGHPQLLAGYRALLLHNAELEKTDRTSKRRFFYRGDESCKRTEVLRYQQQLGRLRLGKEVLVAFDGGARDEFEDTLLFKPPFGPYPKELKETFPVGQSEIPEWDDAMVRQGCRGIRALVESHPDTRVVVSCSPRWESILRQEVTGCEVRSEPV comes from the coding sequence ATGGGAATTTCATTCGAGAGTTTGTACAGCGATATTGCCGGCCGCTGCGGAAAGCTGACGGTCGGAAAAAAGATTGTCAAGACTCCCGCGCTGCTCCCGGTCATCAACCCCCACCTCCAGCTGGTCACGCCCAAAGAACTCCGGAAGATGGGCGTGGAAGCGATCATCACCAATGCCTACATTTTTTCCCAGAGCAAGCAGTACCGGGAACGTGCCCTGTCCGAAGGTCTCCACAAGGTGCTGGATTTCGATGGTGTCATCATGACCGATTCCGGCTCGTTCCAGTTGTCCGTGTACGGCCAAGTCTCGATCACCAATACCGAGACGCTCTCGTTCCAGCGCGATATTAAAAGCGACATCTGGGTGCCGCTCGACATCCCCACCTCCCCGGCTGCCGACCGCCAGACCGCGGAAGGCGAACTTGCGATTACGATGCAGCGCCTTGCCGAAGCAAAGCAGGTTTTCGGCAACGATGCCCCGATAGCTGGTCCGGTCCAGGGCGGCATCTTTGAAGATTTACGGGAACAAGCCGGAAAGGCAGTGACCGATCTCGGTTTTACCTTCTGCCCTATCGGTGCCGTTGTCCCCATCATGGAACAGTACCGGTACCGGGATCTTGTCAGTGTCGTGATGGCGGCAAAACGGACGATCTCGCCATCAGCCTGCGTCCATCTCTTCGGCGCCGGCCATCCTGCCATGTTTGCGCTTGCAACGGCAATGGGCTGCGATCTGTTTGACTCGGCCGCCTACGCCCTCTATGCCAAGGAAGGACGGTACATGACCGTGCACGGCAGTTACAAGATCGATGAACTCGCCGATCTTCCCTGTGCCTGCAATATCTGCCGGACCCACACGGTCGAAGAACTCCGGATGTCACCGCAGCGTGACCGCCTGCTCGCGCTCCATAACCTGCATGTGACCCTGGCCGAGATCGCCCGCATCCGCCAGGCCATCACGGACGGGTCGCTCTGGGAACTGGTTGATGAGCGCTGCCGGGGACACCCACAGTTGCTTGCCGGCTACCGGGCGCTCCTGCTCCACAACGCGGAACTCGAAAAGACCGACCGTACCTCCAAGCGCCGCTTTTTCTACCGTGGTGACGAGAGCTGCAAACGAACCGAGGTACTCCGCTACCAGCAGCAGCTCGGCCGGCTCCGGCTGGGTAAGGAAGTGCTGGTGGCATTCGATGGCGGGGCACGCGACGAGTTTGAAGATACACTTCTCTTCAAGCCCCCGTTCGGGCCTTATCCGAAGGAACTCAAGGAGACGTTCCCGGTTGGCCAGAGCGAGATTCCCGAATGGGATGATGCGATGGTGCGCCAAGGGTGCCGGGGAATAAGGGCTCTTGTCGAGAGCCACCCGGATACCCGCGTGGTTGTCTCCTGCAGCCCGCGGTGGGAATCGATCCTGCGGCAGGAAGTAACCGGTTGTGAGGTGCGCAGTGAGCCAGTTTAA
- a CDS encoding TIGR00296 family protein, whose translation MLTADEGTLAIHLARGALEQAVAKKPVPVLKLTQVFHDKRGVFVTLTRDDELRGCIGLPYPVMSLGAAIEHAAKAAALEDPRFPPVAKDELAHIDLEVTVLTVPVPLLCEPSERPANVKVGKHGLIIRGMGTSGLLLPQVATDYGWDSTTFLDHTCTKAGLPGRCWTRKDVEVMIFEGQIFSETRNRLTS comes from the coding sequence ATGCTGACAGCAGACGAAGGAACACTCGCTATCCATCTTGCACGTGGCGCACTTGAACAGGCAGTTGCAAAAAAACCGGTACCCGTTCTCAAACTTACTCAGGTCTTCCATGATAAAAGGGGGGTCTTTGTCACGCTTACCCGGGATGATGAGTTGCGGGGATGCATCGGTCTGCCGTATCCGGTGATGTCGCTCGGTGCGGCCATTGAGCACGCAGCAAAAGCCGCTGCGCTCGAAGATCCCCGCTTCCCTCCGGTAGCAAAAGATGAACTTGCCCATATTGATCTCGAAGTTACGGTCCTCACCGTACCGGTACCGCTGTTATGCGAGCCGTCAGAACGTCCTGCCAATGTCAAGGTGGGAAAACACGGCCTGATTATCCGGGGCATGGGCACGAGCGGTCTTTTGCTCCCGCAGGTGGCAACCGATTATGGCTGGGACAGCACAACGTTCCTGGATCATACCTGCACCAAAGCCGGGTTGCCCGGCCGGTGCTGGACCCGCAAAGATGTTGAAGTGATGATCTTTGAAGGCCAGATCTTTTCCGAGACACGGAATCGTTTAACCTCCTGA
- a CDS encoding MFS transporter, with protein sequence MENNRQDTDKAGFNLLILSISLAAFMSALDGTIVNIALPTISSVFDISTSTVSWVSTIYLLVMAGCVLIFGKLSDGIGFKKVFLSGFIIFTIGSFCCALLPDLLSSFPVLVGSRAFQAIGGAMITAIAPAMVTAYIPMKQKGKAMGIIMTVAALGTAIGPTIGGVLTQYLSWHWIFLINVPVGIIALMLGAKVIPASTPHDRISGFDKSGALLIFTGLAALLFAVSEGNELGWTSPVILGTLALAIITLAYFVWHELKVADPLLELRLFKNRNFLLTNLIMSLVFFSFAGISYLLPFYLQYVKGYGASDAGLILTALSIAMMVSGILAGMLYNRVGGRVLCIAAGIFLVAGFYMMTLLRVGSSTGFVILCLLIIGFSLGLMITPASNMIMNSVGKGYQGMVSSLTSLERFAPLTLGIAFANLVFTQGIIAIAGHHGITKLAPANIKLELMTAGFDLAFFASFIIAIIILVLALFARQEVHPDYQSDNNEDTITGII encoded by the coding sequence ATGGAAAATAACCGTCAGGATACGGATAAGGCTGGATTCAATCTCCTTATCCTCTCCATCTCTCTTGCCGCATTCATGTCGGCACTGGACGGCACAATCGTCAATATTGCACTGCCGACGATCTCATCCGTCTTCGATATCTCGACCAGCACCGTGAGCTGGGTCTCAACCATCTACCTGCTGGTGATGGCCGGCTGCGTTCTGATTTTCGGGAAATTATCGGACGGCATCGGATTCAAGAAAGTCTTCCTTTCGGGATTTATCATCTTCACGATAGGATCGTTCTGCTGCGCTCTCCTGCCGGATCTCCTCTCTTCATTTCCCGTGCTCGTGGGTTCACGTGCCTTCCAGGCAATCGGCGGCGCAATGATAACGGCGATTGCTCCTGCCATGGTTACAGCATACATACCCATGAAGCAGAAGGGAAAAGCCATGGGCATCATCATGACGGTTGCCGCACTCGGGACTGCCATCGGGCCAACCATCGGGGGTGTGCTCACCCAGTATCTCTCCTGGCACTGGATCTTTTTAATCAATGTACCGGTGGGAATTATCGCACTCATGCTCGGTGCAAAAGTCATCCCGGCATCAACACCCCATGACAGGATCTCCGGCTTTGACAAGTCCGGGGCACTCCTTATCTTCACCGGGCTTGCTGCGCTGCTCTTTGCCGTTTCGGAAGGAAATGAACTGGGATGGACATCGCCGGTCATCCTTGGCACCCTGGCACTTGCGATCATCACGCTCGCCTACTTTGTCTGGCACGAACTGAAGGTAGCAGACCCGTTGTTAGAGCTCCGCCTGTTCAAGAACCGGAACTTCCTGCTGACCAACCTCATCATGTCGCTGGTCTTTTTCAGCTTTGCCGGGATCAGCTACCTGCTCCCGTTCTATCTCCAGTACGTAAAAGGGTACGGCGCTTCCGATGCGGGACTTATCCTGACAGCCCTTTCAATAGCCATGATGGTATCCGGTATCCTTGCCGGCATGCTCTATAACCGGGTAGGCGGGAGAGTGCTCTGCATTGCTGCGGGCATTTTCCTGGTAGCCGGATTTTATATGATGACTCTCCTGCGGGTCGGTTCATCTACAGGATTTGTCATTCTCTGCCTGCTCATAATCGGGTTCAGCCTGGGTCTCATGATCACACCGGCTTCGAATATGATCATGAACTCCGTGGGCAAGGGATACCAGGGCATGGTCTCGAGTCTCACGAGCCTTGAACGGTTCGCCCCCCTGACGCTGGGAATCGCCTTTGCAAACCTGGTATTTACGCAGGGTATCATCGCCATTGCCGGGCATCATGGGATTACAAAACTCGCACCGGCAAACATCAAACTGGAACTTATGACGGCAGGGTTTGACCTTGCCTTCTTTGCCTCGTTCATTATAGCGATAATTATCCTTGTATTAGCCCTGTTTGCACGGCAGGAAGTACACCCGGATTACCAGTCGGACAATAACGAAGATACGATAACGGGAATTATCTGA